Part of the Betta splendens chromosome 17, fBetSpl5.4, whole genome shotgun sequence genome, AAATGAGATGAAATACACTCATAGAAGCAGATTGGAAACCTTTTTTCATTCCACTCCAAGGGATCACCCCAGCATCTCTACTGTTTGCTGAGTGAACTCAGGTAACGCaccccacacgcacactcacacacctggcTAGTGCAGGCACTCCACAGGTAGACGCATGTTCCCAGACCAACGCTAAGCACGTTCAGAGAGGACCAGTCCACTAGGTTGAGGTAGAAGTCGTCCTGAAGCTCGGGGGCATCCAGGACTTTGAATGGAATTTTAGATATTTTGCGTGTGGGCTTTCTTGGCGATCGTAGGAGTTTCTGACTGAAATACACAGCAAAATTTGGTACAGATTAAGATCGTGTTTACTATTACAAAGAATCAGAGGTCTAATTTATGCGTAGCTGTGTAAATGCATTACCTGTTACTACTGACAGGTGAAAGAGAATAAGGAGAAACCGTATTACCATCTTCTTCTGGTAGCGCTCTCTTAGTACTCACAGAATActagaaaacacaaaccaattACAGGTTAATTGAGAAACCAAATACCAAAGTAATGGAAAAGTTACACTTTTATGACTATAATTACACTAAAAAGGCTTCTTTTGGCAGGAGTAGATGGCTGCAGACGACGGTCTTCTGACTGGGGGTCTTGGACTTTCTCGATGCCTGCTCCCAACAGCTCGTTCTTCAGTAGAGCTGAGTAAGCCAGACCATCCGctgagggcagagggaggagaggagggcaaATCAAACCAGGCTGTCAGGGCATCGGGTCAGTTTGAGCACTGTGATCTCACTACAATGTCTTAGTGTGTCTGTCAAATCTCAGGGAGAATTTTTTTTGTaagatttgttcattttttttcctccagctttCATGAGAAACACGAGCCCAGGTATAGTAAATAAGAAAAGGTCAGAACATAAGATTTGACTGGAGTAAgatgaaataaacataaaaactgaCTAAAAAGGGATTAAACCGACACTAATCTGAAACATTATCACATCAGTATATCGTTATAGATCAGTATCACTTAGCATAATTTCCTCAGTGCTAACTAAGGTGTCTTAATAAAGATGACTGCGTAGTATACATTAAACTGAAAGACAGCCATCTTCTATTTCATCCTCCAAGTCAGAAGCTATTAGACTAAAGAGAATATTATAGCCCCGAAACCATTTTCGAAAACAGGGACTAAATGTGCTTTATATTAAATCACTGCATTATTTACAGCTTTCAGTCTGAGTCTTCATAGTTTGACAGATAATGTACTTGTGCCATCACTCAAACGTAAAACTGCTGTTAATCGACAAAAAGCAGAATCGCCAGAAACAGTTTAGACTTGTCTCTCTCTGGTACAAATGTTGAGGACAGAATGTTTCACTACATCAAAATATACCACAATGGGGATTGCTTACCTTTGTTGCTGTCTGTTGTGCCATCTTTGGTTTTCCTATTTTGATTGTGGGACTTTTCAATTTCCTATAggaatacaaaaataaataaaccaagaACATAAAACTTTAAGAACACCACagataatgttttattataaacTATTCTCAATACTTTTCTTCTGTGAAAATAGTTTTATAGGTATCAAGGACAGTTGAAGTCCTAGTTGCAAGCTCACATTGATGCGGTGGAAGTTGACACTCCAGTTGGCGCCGGCCCGGGAGGGAATAAAGCGATCACCATGCTTACTAGGGGAGGACAAGGGGGAGCTGGTGGGTGTCAGTGCTCGCACAGCTCCCACAGCTTTCTACACgagggaagagaagagaaagcaTTTTCTAACTGGATACTCGACACAAACAGGAATTGGACAGTGATTTGACAAGTTCTTAGAACAGGAAGACAATTTTGGTGGCAGATGGTGCATTTGTATGATATGTTAACGACATGACGTGACATTCACAAAGCCTGGTCATTTGGCTGGTAAGGTCTTGTTTTCATTCAACACTGGTGACATTGTCAAATGAAAGAGACTGGCCTGTTACATTATTGATTCTTCCAACACACTGAAGACAAAACCTTCCCTGCCCATATGTTTGTAAAAAGATTTCTTATTAACAACCCACTTAGGAGGGGGCTCTGATCAGAGTATGGACAACATTACGGATTAATTATTCttagtttgttttaattcaaaaactctgcctcctttggaaacataaacacaaaactCTTAGTGTGTAATTTACGTACTATGGGGCTTGCATTCTCATTTTGGATGTTGATCTGCCTGAGCAGTCTGCATTCATAGTCCTGATCCATGAAGcctgaaaacagacaaaaattTCAGTAAAATACGTTCTGCTTACATTCAAGCCCAATACATGACTGATGATCAAAATAAgcaatttaaagtttttttgtaaattagaTTGCAGTAATCTCATCATCTATCACAAGCAGTCAGTGTCTGTTGTGATGTGATCAAACTGAATGACTTGTTCAATCAACAGACCAAAGCTCTAAAATGTTCaatttaacaaaaataaaaagaagtaCATTTGGACAACACAGGGTAAAACAGCTGAAGCAACTAAAAAAATCgtgatataatatatatatatatataatataaaaaccCAAGCAATACTAGCATGTCGATGATCAGAACAAATTCGATCAAATAGGATAAAACATtaacaactacagtacagtatacgcACATTACATTTGACTGCACGACCAAGAAAACTCCTTCTGTGGTCAATTTAGGATAAGTGAGAAATAGCGAAAAACCCACCGAAAATAAACATGAACTATACGACACATTTAACATCTGTAGCAATGTTTCAAATGCtactaaaataacaaaaatagcTGAATTCCACTCAAGCACAAAAACACTAGAGATAATCGCATAATAAGGTAGTTACGGGTGGACAGTCTTTTGCTAACAAAACTAGCTTTGACGCTAAATGTTCTAGGAGACATCTAGCAAACCTGTCCTTAAAACGGCTTAGATCTCTGCTTATTGGTGTCATAAAACAACCATCCGTTGTAGCAGTTCTCGCTGATGTATAATCATGAAACTATAACGCGACAAAGCCCTCATAACTAGATGCTAACGCTAGCTCTAGTTAATATAACGTAAGAGACGCTAGCTGACCCGGCTAAGGTGTTAGCAACATTGTTTGTTGACAATCCGCTCTTTTAGTAACACTTACCGCCCCCGGTAAACTCTTCTCGCAGCGCACCTTTTATGTACTGCTCCTAACAGTGCCAACTCCCGTCAAAACGTTTTGTTTTCTTGCGTTTTATACAATTTAAGACAGCTATCAAAatacaaatgttttcttttgccGACTGTTCAATTTGGGTTCGCAAAGCACCACGGGAAGGACATGACGTCGCTGTTTTTGAATCACACATTTTCCGTTGCTAAGGAAACGTGTCTCCCAGAGGAACAGAGCCTTTAGCATCATGCTGTCTCCTATTGTCACCACAGGACTCTGAAATTATGCTAAACAAAAACTGATCAGCAAATGATGGGAAACAAATATCAATGACTGAAAATCTCAGCACAGCAGTAAAAAAGAATCCTATCCCAATGATAATCTAAGTTTAGGTAACATCAGCCAGTAACACTTACGTATTACTAAATGTAGTTACATAAATTATTCACAAATTTTAGCATGAGCTGGTCATCTTCTTGCATCTGTTAATACATATTTTGTTTAATGAAATGGTTCAGACATTCACATGTTTTCCACATCTAAAATGACATTgcaattttaaatattaacaaaagACAGCCTGCATGAAAGTGCAGTATTTTCAAACGATTTTACTAAAAACGAAAGAAATAACAAGGTAAAATATCAAACACAAATATGGAAAAAGACTAACTACATTCAATGTGCAATATTTTCAAGAAGACACATTATTCTCTTTAATGGTAGGCtcttgaaataaatatttaacttaTTTGTAGGTGTTCAGGTGAAATACTGACCTCACAATAAACTGTAGTTATTGTATTtcacacccccaccccacctcagGTGTGAAGTCAAACTGATCAAACCAAAAGTCATCAaattcaaaatgtcacacaaAATCTTCAGTAAGTTCAAGTAggtgaaaataaaatattttgttttaacACCAAGTTAACCAATATGTGCAAAGGTATAGTTTCAAAACCTGAAATATCTAAATGTATTAGattataaatatatactgtaaaatactaaaaaaactaaaattaaTCATTCTTTTAAGCAAACAAGAAGTGAAATGTGTGGCTCAACTCATGGACAGCGAATATGCACTTGAAGGTGTTCTGCTTTGTATATCATAAGCAAAACTGTGTTCCCACATTAAATGGTCACATCATAGGTCCTGACCATttagagaaaaagacagagtaTCCAATTGCCCATatatacagcacatacagtagaaacatGGTATAAAACATCACTTACAGACACATTTGATTAACTAGTCTTAAATGATACCTAAAAGACATTTAAAATCCACTTAACATaactaaaacagtgttttcttaAAGCCCTGTGTTACCTATAAAGACTGACAGTGAAACTATAGCATCTGGAGAAGTCCAAGGCTGCACTGATTACTTAGTCCAGATGAAACTCCATGTTGGGAGTGTGAAGAGTAATAAATGGCTCTCAACACAATGTGTGCTAAAGGGTGGAGGTGTCTCTAGACATGAGCTGCAGCCCGTTGGTGACCTGGAAGCGAGTTTCATCTGAGATGCCATACTGTTCCAAGGGGTCCTGCAGAAAGCGCACATTATCTTATAATTCACTCCCACCCCTTCTACATTAGACAGTGCTATAGAGTTGCACTATGTGTGTGACATTCAtgttgaaataaacattttattattacatttatatgtTTGGAATTTGAAGGTTAAGCGACATGATGCTGTTTGGGCCTCTCACCTTTCCTGTGAGCCTGTGGATTTCAGTTCGATAGAATATCAGGTTCTTCCTCATGAACTCATAACTGCAAGAAAAGACACAAGATGATAAAGTGTAAACACGACATTCAGGGTTAAACAGTActcaaataaatacacaaacacacaaataactgTGCTGCAACTAAGTTTGGCCCATGCAGATAATAACAGAGCATGTTAGCCAGCCCATAAGTAAACTTTAATAACAAATTAAGGTTACATAGTAGCATATCAGTTGAAAACCATGCAATAAAAGTCTAAAAGTCTCACATCACTAAAAACAGCTGTAACACTAATTTGCACACAatacacaatcacagaaacgACTGCAAACTTCACGTTTCACTAAGATgccagaaaagagaaaaagataCCTGGCCTTGATAATAGAGTCCATCCATTCCTCACACTGCTCTTTGGAATCACACTCGAACAAATACTTCCTCTCTGCTTCATCCAGAAAGGCTACAGGAGATGATATTGAGTAACTTAGTAATGATGTAGTCTGAATCACCACAAACAGAAGTTAATCATCTTGTCAGAGCCTGTGTTTGTTCATGGATGGGAATGGAAGGAGTAAAACTGAGCATGCTGTAACTCACCGATGGAGAAACTTTGTCGGTCTTCTCTCTCCACGCGACACTGCTCCAGCAGCAAAGCTCCAATTGGCTGACAGAGGAAAGACTATTAGATGCGTACACGTAAAATAGTTTAACACGctatacaacaaaataaacgATTATTATATAGAGCGATCTGACAATAACTGAAGTTGGTAGGAGtagactgacctcctcctcatcagtcCGAAAATAAAAGAGGAAGTTGACGACGAGTTTCACCAGCCTCTTCTTTATGACTACACAACAAAATAGGAACTCAGATGAAACTGCAACTGATGTCACCACAGTTCGCGAATGACTACGGCGTTATCGCTGATCGTAACATGAAACGGAAGTAGGTGTGAAGGGAGCTGGAAAAGTGTGGAATTTGCGATTTACCGTCTCCTTTCTTGGGTCCTCGCATTCCCATTTCAGCTGCCATCTCCGAGGGCTGGCGGCTCAGAAACACCAGCTCCTTCTCGTTGAAACGCATCTCGGTCACCAGTTGACGACGGGACGTACGCAGCGGCTATTGACTTATGGTTGAGACGTTTCTCCACGCAAAGACATGACAACGCAGTCGACTAACATTAACTGTTACGATGCAACTGCGTCGTATGAACTGTAAACTCAGGTCGATGCTTTACCTAGTGTTGTCCAAATGCAGCGGAGTGTGTTTGATCATTCATGTGGTCAAACAAACCCGTCAGTGTCGGACTTCTCCTTTACGGTACACGGGACACTGTCCGCTGCTTAGCTCACTGACATTTCCTACTAGCCTAACGCCGTGgattcttcttctactgtttTATCACGGCGGACTACACACTGCAATGGCGCGTTAGTGCCATCGTCTGTCTGCGCCGAAACTATGTTTAGCGTTTTTAGGGCTTTATTCCCAGATGTAAGGATATTTAATAACAAATTTTCAAACAAGGTTGCTCAAGTTATTGACGTtcttaaatttaataaaatgttcaaAACAACTTCTGCCTTACTTACGGCCTTCAATAATCAATCCTTTGTCGAAGTTCATGGTGATGGTTGAATCTAATACAGGCAAATCAAAGTCAACAAGTGAAACCATACGTTTAGCACTTTAGTGCACTGGACCAAAGTTGTTTGCATGTTGTCTTGGAAATCTTAATAATACAACAATTTTACTCAATTTTAGCCAATCAATATATGCTTAAACTGACGCCAAAAAGGAcaaaagtactacaaaataccACCGGGAGGTGGCACTAATGTTGGAGGGACAGTTTCAAAACCAacgaagaagctgtctaggtatgCGTAGTAGAAATCTACGTTAGCGTGAGCCTAACGCTGAGGACCTGGTGAGTATTTTGTTAAGTGTTTCGAAAATTAGATGTGTTATAATCGTCGTGTCGATTTAtcaactacagtatgtttacagaTTGAGCACAGCCAGGCGTCTACCGATAGTTACATATTTGCGAAAAATCAGTCTTTCCCTAACTGATAACACTGTTCGCTTAGCATTAGCATCGTCACAATGTATTTACGCTAGCTAATGAAACGTTAAGCTAACGTAGTTTTAGCGGTCCGAGTTTTGTAGTGATCCACTTTTGTAGTGATGGACTAGAACTAACCATCACTGGATTTTTATTCTCTTTTTAACTTTGCAGCCAATAGTGGGAcatatttattctgttttagcTAAAGAATAAACGCAGCTTCTCTTGAGTTAAGGCATTTCGGGGTTACACAATGCACAATAAcataatatgaataaataatatcagtgcttatgtgtttgtttcctgataGATCAAAAAGGCCTTCTTTGATCACCTGTCCAGGTCGGACAGAATTGCGTGTTTCTGCGTGGTTGAGTCCGTCACCTCGCAAAGATGGATTTCCAGCATCGAGCAGGAGGAAAGACTGGGAGTGGTGGGGTGGCGTCTGCCTCTGAGAGTAACCGGGACAGACGCGAGCGCTTACGCCAGCTGGCCCTGGAGACCATTGACATCAACAAAGATCCGTATTTTATGAAGAATCATTTAGGATCATATGAATGCAAGCTTTGTCTGACACTTCATAACAATGAGGTGAGACGATACGTTGCACTGATTACTTTTGTTAACTCTTTCTGATCTGTTATATTTGGTGTTTGAggattttatttataatttgttATACGTCTTTCCATTCCAGGGCAGCTACTTGGCTCACACACAAGGAAAGAAACATCAGACTAACTTGTAAGTTGCTGTAGCGTTCATATTATGATTGTAGTAACGTCAGTTTATGTCTGAAAGACCACTACAATAAATTGTTAGATGGGTTGGGTCCCAAGTTTTAATAATGCCATTGTTTATTTCAGAGCACGGAGAGTTGCTAAAGAGGCAAAAGAAGCTCCTGCTCAACCAGCTCCAGCAAAAGTCAAAGTTGAGGTCAAGAAGTTTGTCAAAATTGGTCGACCGGGTTACAAAGGTAGGCAACGTGGTTGTGCATCAGTGCAGACATTATTTTTTATCTATTACCTGTTTTTGAAGGTTGCTCCACTATTAAAGGTAGTACAGTGCTTTTTAATATGTAcctgtctttctctcctttcttttttttctatagtAACCAAACAAAGGGACCCAGAGACCGGGCAGCAGTCTTTACTTTTCCAGGTTAGTGGAAGAACCTGTTCAAAGTGACCACACAATGTTTGAACAAAGCGAATTGAATATTATGAATCAGTTTAAGACAGACTTTGGCCCTCTGTAAACATGGCAAATGTGATTTCAGAACAGTGTCACAGATTTTAAGCATCATGGAGCAAATATATTACTGCAGTTGTTAGCATCAAGCATATGCCTCTTATTAGAAAGCTCTGTGAGCTACCTGTTGTTTATACGGTTTTGTCCGTCAGATTGATTACCCAGAGGTTGCTGAAGGAATTGGACCCAGGCATCGTTTCATGTCTGCTTATGAACAGCGTATTGAGCCCCCGGACCGTCGCTGGCagtacctgctgctggctgcagagcCATATGAGACCATTGCTTTCAAGGTGGGTGGAAGTTCCAGTTTGTCATAGagcaatatatttttttttgctttcaccCCAACCgttattttttctcttttagGTTCCCAGCAGAGAAATTGATAAAGCAGAAAACCGATTCTGGACCCACTGGAACAGAGAAACTAAACAGGTATGTGTAGGGTGTTTAGGATTTGTTACTAGAAAGCCTTGGATTTGTTTGaccatgtttttctgtttcctcacAGTTCTTCCTGCAGTTTCACTTCAAAATGGAGAAAACTCTTCTTCAGTCAAGTGGTCCAGTTCCTCCTTCAGCTGTGAAGCGCCCACCTCCTCTCATGAGTGGAGTTGGACCTCGCCCACCAAATGACAGTCTGCCCCCTCCCCCACCAGGCGGGATGTCTGTTCCCCCTCTCCCGCCTGGTGCACCAGGTGCTCCCCAAATGCCCCATCAGATGCCCATGCCCCCTATGCCAATGAGGCCACCGCCCCCCGAAGTCCTTTCAATGTCTAATTGATCTATTTCACTGATTCCGTACTAGTGGATTCTGGATTTGATTAGTTTGGTCTACAGTGTCCATGCCATTTTTTGATATTGTGTCTAGGATCAGTCATCATTTGAGGTTTCCCCATTTTGAAGATTTTATACATTACTTTGATTTCTGTAAAAGTGCAGGACCCATAAATAGGATCACACTGTTTTATATATAAGCCCAGATTTACAATATGGAAATGTCTCAATCTTtaagattttgtttttgtaattaaatgcggtggagagaaaaaaattGTGTTCCAATATCTGGTTTTTATGAAGGCACCAGACAAATTTAGTATTGAAGAATCACATTGCAGTTGTTGACTAATTGATAAGCAGTTAATTAGAGATGCTGGtctattaacatttaaaacattggGGTCAGCTTTCTGAGTGATGTGTTAAATGAGTATgtctaaaaatataaatcacTAGTGAATCAAAGTTTCATCACAAAGTAATTAAAGAAAACcaaaaagctttaaaacatGAAACCTTACAATTTTACTAGCTCAAAATATGACTAAATGAGTTTACTATGGGTAAGAGAATCAGATCtttgtcttctctttctccttgtTGCTGCATTTCTTCAGATCCTCAGCTCTCATTCTGATCCTCTCCATTTGTGTCCTTATCCTCCGCTGCTTCCTCAGgttccttctttttctctctctgttttctgactATAGCTTCATCTTTTGCCTTTTTGGATCTTTTGTCCTTGTTCCTTTCTTTTTGCTTCATCAAACCTTTGTCTAGCATTGGTCTATTTCTTAGTCCACTTGATCTCTGTGATGGTGATGTTTTTTTCAACAGACAGCCTCTCTTGACTTTgacatcctcatcctccttgtcatcatcatcatcaaggtCTGGCAGCCACCAAAACATGACTTCCCATAGAGAAGTCTCTGTCTATGGTGGGGAAAAGGCATCAGGTGCATACACGCTGTGTAGACAAATAACTGTTGATCTAATTCAATTATAAAATTGCCAAACGTACCTGTAGCATTTTCTCTCTGTGCCTTAAGGTGCCTGATCGTTTCGCTCTGAGTCCgacttcctccatctcctccgttCTCCCCTGACCATGCAAggtttctgtatgttttattgtaaagAAGGTCACCCATTTACGGCACGTCGTTCTGTAACACTGGTCCTACTTGTGCCTGTGGGTTTACTTGCCATGGAGCCTCTGAAAGCCTGACGTGAGCACCAAGATGGTAATGGCCACAAATAGGCAGCGGTTCAGAGTCACATTCTCCCAAGGTGTTTCCATCAGGGTCAGCTTCTGGTTGGACAAAGACGCTATAGGAAGATGGGGCAGAATAAATACACAGGAAGCAGTTCAAGGGTTTAAGATACAGGGTAAAGGAGAAAGGCAACTGACATGCTGTATGTAGACTTGCATCTTTGGCTAAAGCCTTGGGTTCTACTCTTGGGTCCCGAGGGCCTGGAATCATTTCCTATTGGAGAACAACATGGTTCATGGTGCGACCAATGCAGTCAGGATGTAGACAGTGAAACATTGTTGGTGGTTTTCCAACTAACCTCTCTGATTTTTCTTGCGCTGTACATTTctgaaacagacagatggagattTCCCATAAAGAACCAATAAAGCCTCAAATAACTGTAACCTCAATCTGGAATTTATTTATCCACATTCATTTTATGTGAAGCTGATGAGAACTAATCTctaaatgaaacaaacagtaaTAATCATGTTCACTATTATTAGCCCCAAACACAGAGTACAACAAAGTTTGCAGGTTTTTGCAGACAAACTAATGTTACTGCGCGCTTTGGCAGGACTCCTTTGCATTTGGAGTTTCTTTTAAACAGGTTCCACGTCTTTATGCAGTTTTTCAATCCACGTGCAGTGGATGGAGCATGCAgattctgcgtgtgtgtgtgtcgccacctgctctgctgctctgccgaACAGACTTCTGTGGAGGAGGATTTGCTCTCGGTGGCCCTAACTCCTCCTCAAATGTCTCATAGCTTTCCTCCATTCCCTGCCTCAGAGAGAGGAGAATATTTAAAGCCACGTGTTTTGCTGAATTGGAGAAATATGCCTTGCACGACAACGTGCTGGAGTCCAAACCCGTTTCATCCCGTTAAGCACAGACGTGTCTGCCTGATTCTACGCGATTCAGCGAATCTCAATGCTTCATTATTGTTCATCTTTTATCCtgacatttttcttcttttgtctcaTCCCTGTTTCAGTTGAGCTGAACTAAATGAGACATGTTGAAAAGCCAACTTCTCCGATATCtaaatgaagctgaagcagtttcTTTGACCTTCACAAGTACATGAGTGCTGCCAGGCCCTTATGTCTTACATGACATTTCTAAACGGACACTGAATGTCCCTAACGTCCTAGCAGCCCTATAAATAGAAGAAGCAAAGGCATTAGGGGGCAGATGGACCCAAACAGCatacataaacaaaaaaagaaaagctcttAATCGTACCATTATACACCAGGTTAGTCACTTCCATGATCAAACCCAACTTGCTACCATGAACACGATAAAAGACTACCTACCAACATTTAGGGTCCTTTTGTCACAAGCCCGTTGTTCCTCTGCTCAGATAGAAGGAGAGTCACATTTGTTACTGTCTGACAGCCAAGCACAGGTGCTGgggaatgaaaaaacaaaagcactgcGTGTCAGTAAGGCATGCTTGGCATAACTGTCCCATACAGTCCTCAGGTCCCAGGGTATAGACCTGTTTGAGTTCAACTGTAAGAATGTTGGAGAAATCTTGTTGGAGGAATCTTATTTAATACCAACCTCATTTCGTATCAAaggaatataaataaaacaattgtaCCCTTGTTAATAAACAAGTGGGCTTTAAGCTTTGCCTGCATGCAGTTTCAGAAGTGACCAGCAGAGTGCGCTGTTGCCTTTGTGAGGCTCGGCTTCTGGCTGTAGTTGATGTCTGTTATGTGTCAAACAGACAAGTTGTCACGCAGATTACCAAGAGGTCTGACACATTCACTTTCTTCGTCCTCTCAGCAGCTGCACCCAGATATAAGTCTGGTTTATTTCAACCTTCATGGATCCTTTCCCAGCATTCGTGTTGTCTGCGTCACAGATTCTCATGCTATGTTTCTGTTGTGAAGCGTTGAGGCGAAGCGACCTCTTTAAGTGATGCCTAGGCTCCTAACGAGGCACAGTGTGAGCAGATGTAAGGAGGACGAGGTGGTTGCAGGCCACCTTTATGTGGGTGGAGAGACGAAGTGTTGGTAAACAGACTTGTGGCAGCGTCAGTGACTCATAGCTCTGCTGGTACGGTGCCCAACTCCTGCTCAATCACTCATCGCCATAACCGCCAGTAATCGCTTTCAAATTGTCACAAGCTCTGCAACCTTTGCCAGAAGTAGACGGACCACGATGTAGTAAGGGCTTTAAAAGCAGAATTATGAAGAATGGCCCTTTCAACATGTTGCCGCCATCTTGTTCTGCAGTACATGGCTCGTCTCTATGGAGCATCATGATTGTTCATCCTTTGCATTGGGTTGTATCTACAGTACTGGACACAATGACATTAAATTTGGCTTTTGGTCATAACAATTATCCTCAACTAGGGCGATGAGCATCGTCATTATCAGACCTGATAAGTATAAGCATAGAAACATGAAAACGGGAGAGTACCAGTAGCCTTATCAAACTTTTTTTGtggaatttcaaaataaaatacatttgactaACATCTATGTTGTAAAACACAAATTGAGAGTGCGGCCCTGCATCGAAGTCCAAACTAATGATACTGAAGTTAATTGTAGCCTTTGTTCCAGCTCCACTGCTCAGTGTAAAGTGAATGTGCCCAATGCTTCAGTACACAGAACACCCACTGAAGACTTCTGTGGCATCACAGCTTCCTCTAGGTTTCATCTCACTTATAATGAGCTCATCTGCAGACTTAATTAAGCAAAACCCACACTTTCACCCCGCTGATGCCTCGTTGCTTATCGGTCCCGAGGAGACGGCTTCGAAACCAGTTACGGCGCATCGTCTGTGCGGAAGGATCGCTCAGTTAGTGCTGGTTGAAGCGGTGCATCTGATTTGCATTTCCAAATATAGCCCCCGCCATCAAACACGGCCCACAGATTGGCTTCATGTCAACAAGTCATCGAACTAAAAGAACAT contains:
- the plekhj1 gene encoding pleckstrin homology domain-containing family J member 1, whose product is MRFNEKELVFLSRQPSEMAAEMGMRGPKKGDVIKKRLVKLVVNFLFYFRTDEEEPIGALLLEQCRVEREDRQSFSIAFLDEAERKYLFECDSKEQCEEWMDSIIKASYEFMRKNLIFYRTEIHRLTGKDPLEQYGISDETRFQVTNGLQLMSRDTSTL
- the sf3a2 gene encoding splicing factor 3A subunit 2, producing MDFQHRAGGKTGSGGVASASESNRDRRERLRQLALETIDINKDPYFMKNHLGSYECKLCLTLHNNEGSYLAHTQGKKHQTNLARRVAKEAKEAPAQPAPAKVKVEVKKFVKIGRPGYKVTKQRDPETGQQSLLFQIDYPEVAEGIGPRHRFMSAYEQRIEPPDRRWQYLLLAAEPYETIAFKVPSREIDKAENRFWTHWNRETKQFFLQFHFKMEKTLLQSSGPVPPSAVKRPPPLMSGVGPRPPNDSLPPPPPGGMSVPPLPPGAPGAPQMPHQMPMPPMPMRPPPPEVLSMSN
- the LOC114844346 gene encoding uncharacterized protein LOC114844346 isoform X1, which translates into the protein MEEVGLRAKRSGTLRHREKMLQTETSLWEVMFWWLPDLDDDDDKEDEDVKVKRGCLLKKTSPSQRSSGLRNRPMLDKGLMKQKERNKDKRSKKAKDEAIVRKQREKKKEPEEAAEDKDTNGEDQNES
- the LOC114844346 gene encoding uncharacterized protein LOC114844346 isoform X2; the encoded protein is MLGMEESYETFEEELGPPRANPPPQKSVRQSSRAEMYSARKIREEMIPGPRDPRVEPKALAKDASLHTASSLSNQKLTLMETPWENVTLNRCLFVAITILVLTSGFQRLHGK